In a genomic window of Candidatus Tumulicola sp.:
- the pilM gene encoding pilus assembly protein PilM, giving the protein MTQCLPLGIDIGTSRLRIVAMRRERAGAVRVESAATRDLPNADGSSESAAIRSAIVESIAEIGWRRRSCVLALPWSDAVMRCIEFPPMRASELLRAARLESAVFAPRGDGDTPTQVRVRSIDGTNAHLVVAAPLEAIRNRMRAVRDTRLAVLAMDYEPFALRRAFPSADAILDIGFRQSRLYGRLAQPFRTLSIDSGGAAFTAAIASTLSIDIAEAERRKRLVGAAGACDPELDAFVRRVCAALEALRERAIVRTLGITGNGSRVPGLIERVATAASVLVELPTHAAEDAYPPGASFAYDYALAASLAAWALD; this is encoded by the coding sequence ATGACACAATGCCTTCCGCTCGGTATCGATATCGGCACAAGCCGCTTGCGAATCGTCGCCATGCGCCGAGAGCGCGCCGGAGCCGTACGCGTCGAGTCTGCGGCGACACGCGACCTTCCGAATGCTGATGGCTCGAGTGAATCTGCAGCTATCAGATCGGCTATAGTAGAGTCAATCGCTGAAATTGGTTGGCGCCGCCGCTCGTGCGTTCTCGCATTGCCGTGGAGCGACGCGGTGATGAGATGCATAGAGTTCCCGCCAATGCGCGCGTCAGAGCTACTGCGGGCAGCTCGACTGGAGAGCGCAGTATTCGCGCCCCGGGGCGACGGCGATACTCCAACGCAAGTACGGGTTCGATCTATCGATGGCACGAACGCTCATCTCGTTGTCGCCGCACCGTTAGAGGCGATTCGTAACCGGATGCGAGCTGTAAGGGACACTCGATTAGCCGTGCTGGCCATGGATTACGAACCATTCGCGTTGCGACGCGCGTTTCCGAGTGCCGACGCCATCCTCGACATTGGCTTTCGACAGTCCCGGCTGTATGGAAGATTAGCGCAGCCATTCCGAACCCTGTCCATCGATAGCGGTGGCGCGGCGTTCACTGCCGCGATCGCATCGACACTTTCGATCGACATCGCGGAAGCCGAGCGTCGAAAGCGATTAGTTGGTGCTGCCGGCGCTTGTGACCCGGAACTCGATGCATTCGTTCGACGAGTTTGCGCCGCGCTCGAAGCCCTGCGCGAGCGAGCCATTGTCCGCACGCTCGGAATAACAGGAAACGGTTCGCGCGTTCCGGGCCTGATCGAGCGCGTTGCCACGGCGGCGAGCGTCTTAGTGGAATTGCCCACACATGCGGCCGAAGATGCATACCCGCCTGGCGCGTCGTTTGCTTACGATTACGCGTTGGCCGCGTCTCTAGCCGCATGGGCGCTCGATTGA
- a CDS encoding PilN domain-containing protein, translating to MLQLTIIAERLPSGVWLDSFSKSADGLELDGQTKRLAELAHVADIVTEVSPATRMQSIARHGESDSLTFQMQPQDARK from the coding sequence ATGCTGCAACTGACGATTATCGCAGAGCGATTGCCCTCCGGCGTCTGGTTGGATTCGTTCTCTAAATCCGCGGATGGTCTCGAGCTTGACGGCCAAACAAAACGACTCGCTGAACTCGCGCACGTTGCCGATATTGTCACCGAGGTCAGCCCTGCTACGCGGATGCAATCGATCGCCCGGCATGGTGAAAGCGACAGTCTCACTTTTCAGATGCAACCGCAAGACGCACGCAAATGA